Proteins encoded together in one Desulfosporosinus meridiei DSM 13257 window:
- a CDS encoding NADH-quinone oxidoreductase subunit A, with translation MPDNNFAGVGVFLVGAIAVSIIMMIMPKLLAPNKPHKEKLTTYECGNETIGKTWLGFKSNYFMYALVFAAFSVETIFLYPWALTFQKLGTFAFVEMFIFIVILLVGFWYAWKEGALEWM, from the coding sequence ATGCCTGATAATAATTTCGCTGGGGTAGGTGTGTTTCTGGTAGGAGCGATTGCAGTTTCGATAATTATGATGATTATGCCGAAACTGCTGGCACCTAATAAACCACATAAAGAAAAGTTAACGACTTATGAATGTGGTAATGAGACCATCGGAAAAACGTGGCTCGGGTTTAAGAGCAATTATTTTATGTACGCCTTAGTTTTTGCAGCTTTTAGTGTAGAAACGATTTTCTTATATCCTTGGGCCTTAACATTCCAAAAACTGGGGACATTTGCCTTTGTAGAAATGTTCATCTTTATTGTAATCCTCTTAGTTGGTTTCTGGTATGCATGGAAGGAAGGTGCTCTAGAGTGGATGTAG
- the ylqF gene encoding ribosome biogenesis GTPase YlqF, which translates to MSIQWFPGHMAKTRRLLTEQLKWVDVVLELADARIPVSSRNPMLHKLLGSKARLLLLNKADLANPNWTSKWVKYLKESGPVYAVSATSGVGIKQIVPELERMVLAKQARQAEKGIRQQMIRVMIVGIPNIGKSSLINQLTGGAQAKVGNKPGVTRGNQWVRIHERVELLDTPGMLWPKFDDLEVGRKLAALGAIKDDVFDIEELSTWVIEWFNQYSPDSLARYKISEPEVTLESIGRKRGCLIHGGRVDTLKAARIFLRDLRMGQLGSITMDHLN; encoded by the coding sequence ATGAGTATTCAATGGTTTCCAGGACATATGGCTAAAACGAGACGGCTTTTGACTGAACAGCTAAAGTGGGTGGATGTTGTTTTAGAACTAGCCGACGCTCGAATACCGGTAAGTAGTCGTAACCCGATGCTGCATAAATTGCTTGGCAGTAAAGCGAGACTCTTACTATTGAATAAAGCTGATTTAGCAAATCCTAATTGGACATCGAAATGGGTTAAGTACTTAAAAGAATCAGGCCCGGTTTATGCTGTGAGTGCAACCTCGGGGGTCGGTATCAAACAGATTGTACCGGAATTAGAACGGATGGTTCTTGCTAAGCAAGCAAGACAAGCTGAAAAGGGTATTCGTCAACAGATGATACGAGTAATGATTGTCGGAATTCCTAATATTGGAAAGTCATCTTTAATTAATCAGTTGACAGGTGGAGCTCAAGCAAAAGTTGGTAATAAACCCGGTGTTACAAGAGGAAACCAATGGGTAAGGATTCACGAACGAGTAGAGTTATTAGACACACCGGGAATGCTCTGGCCAAAATTTGACGATCTGGAGGTGGGCCGAAAACTGGCCGCTCTCGGAGCAATAAAAGATGATGTGTTTGATATTGAGGAATTATCAACTTGGGTTATTGAGTGGTTCAATCAATATTCCCCTGATTCATTAGCCCGGTACAAAATCTCAGAACCGGAGGTTACGTTAGAAAGTATAGGACGTAAACGCGGATGCTTGATTCATGGTGGGCGTGTCGATACTCTTAAGGCTGCCCGAATTTTTTTAAGAGATCTACGTATGGGACAACTGGGATCAATAACCATGGATCATCTGAATTAG
- a CDS encoding NADH-quinone oxidoreductase subunit C, protein MENKKLNRYVDELAARVNGVVEESLGVLVLKVQAPYIIEVLKGAKEFPFVPCDFLHDLCGVDCGDHFEVVYQLSSLHGPQLLRVKAIVDRENPVIDSATRVWEGANYLEREAYDMFGIKFKGHPNLKRIYMWDDFEGYPLRKDYVTEPIEVRNIVRTRIEGE, encoded by the coding sequence ATGGAAAATAAAAAATTAAACCGATATGTAGACGAACTTGCCGCTCGGGTTAATGGTGTGGTCGAAGAAAGTCTTGGGGTACTTGTGTTAAAAGTCCAAGCGCCCTATATCATTGAAGTATTAAAGGGGGCTAAAGAATTCCCCTTTGTTCCATGTGATTTTCTGCACGACTTATGTGGAGTTGACTGTGGCGATCATTTTGAAGTTGTCTACCAGTTATCAAGTCTCCATGGTCCACAGCTCTTACGCGTAAAGGCGATAGTGGATCGTGAAAATCCAGTGATTGATTCTGCAACTCGTGTTTGGGAGGGGGCCAATTATCTGGAACGAGAAGCTTATGACATGTTTGGCATAAAGTTCAAAGGTCATCCCAATTTAAAACGAATTTATATGTGGGATGATTTCGAAGGATATCCTCTGCGTAAAGACTACGTGACTGAACCAATTGAGGTTCGAAATATAGTGCGTACACGAATAGAAGGGGAATAG
- the nuoL gene encoding NADH-quinone oxidoreductase subunit L: MFKEMHDLFQWAWLIPFLPFLSFLIIAFVTKRSKRLSSTISILAILSSLSLAVAIGLGVIQLGEKIVEHPAIVNVNWLNIVGLQIDFGTIVDPLSAMMLFVVTLVASMVQIYSLGYMHGDEGFSRYYAYQSLFASSMLGMVLATNLLQLFIFWELVGLCSYLLIGFWFFKVSAREAAKKAFITTRVGDFGLLLGMLFLYVKFGTLDFVALSVAMNTNIQDVAVIGTAGYVTVMAFLVFMGPVGKSGQFPLHVWLPDAMEGPTPVSALIHAATMVVAGVYLVARMFFLFDHADPMALQFIAGLGAFTAIFAASIAIAQDDIKRILAYSTLSQLGYMMFALGVGSLTASMFHLMTHAFFKALMFLGAGSVIYAMHHKQDIWEMGGLWKKMPITGTTFFIGVLAISGVPPFAGFWSKDEILAHALHNGHPIIYGVGLFTAFLTAFYMSRLFFVVFMGPEKKENHPHESPWSMTIPLMILAFFSVFGGFVALPEHNFGYYIHYGEFEHEAIAWGLAGISVIAGFLGIGLAYATYVKKAISAEKVAAQYSGIYKLLKNKYYVDELYLWLIHHIMDGLAKILYWFDIYIVDGVVNGLALITRGSGKVLRRTNTGQLQTYAMVFFFAVVIIFMVFAFGEGQLSALNPLATLGGVK, translated from the coding sequence GTGTTCAAGGAAATGCATGATCTCTTTCAGTGGGCGTGGTTAATTCCTTTTTTGCCCTTCTTGTCGTTCCTAATCATCGCCTTTGTCACGAAACGATCCAAAAGACTATCTTCCACAATATCAATTCTCGCTATTCTCTCCTCATTGAGCCTGGCCGTTGCTATTGGCCTAGGTGTGATTCAGTTGGGTGAGAAAATTGTGGAACATCCTGCGATCGTAAATGTGAATTGGCTAAATATTGTGGGGTTACAGATCGATTTTGGAACTATCGTCGATCCTCTAAGCGCCATGATGTTGTTTGTTGTAACCTTGGTAGCATCTATGGTTCAGATCTATTCACTGGGTTATATGCATGGAGATGAAGGCTTTTCACGTTACTATGCATACCAATCCTTGTTTGCATCCTCTATGCTGGGAATGGTGCTGGCCACCAATCTCTTGCAGCTCTTTATTTTCTGGGAACTAGTGGGACTCTGTTCCTACTTGCTGATAGGTTTCTGGTTCTTTAAAGTTTCCGCACGGGAAGCCGCAAAAAAGGCCTTCATTACAACCCGGGTTGGAGATTTCGGTTTGCTTTTAGGGATGCTTTTCCTCTATGTAAAGTTTGGCACCCTTGATTTTGTTGCACTTTCGGTAGCGATGAACACAAATATCCAAGATGTTGCAGTCATTGGAACAGCCGGGTATGTAACTGTCATGGCTTTTCTAGTCTTTATGGGTCCGGTTGGGAAGTCAGGACAATTCCCCCTTCATGTTTGGCTTCCCGATGCTATGGAAGGCCCGACACCGGTTAGTGCCTTGATCCATGCTGCAACCATGGTTGTTGCGGGTGTTTATTTAGTAGCACGGATGTTTTTCCTCTTTGATCATGCAGACCCTATGGCTTTGCAGTTCATAGCAGGTTTGGGTGCTTTCACGGCGATTTTTGCCGCATCGATTGCAATTGCTCAAGATGACATTAAACGCATATTAGCCTATTCAACCTTAAGTCAGCTGGGCTATATGATGTTTGCCTTGGGTGTAGGTTCCCTGACAGCATCTATGTTTCACCTGATGACCCATGCCTTCTTTAAGGCCTTAATGTTCTTAGGTGCCGGTTCCGTTATTTATGCTATGCACCACAAACAGGATATTTGGGAAATGGGCGGACTTTGGAAAAAGATGCCTATCACTGGTACGACCTTTTTCATAGGGGTTTTAGCTATTTCTGGAGTCCCACCTTTTGCAGGATTCTGGTCCAAGGATGAAATTTTGGCTCATGCACTGCATAATGGTCATCCGATTATCTATGGAGTAGGTCTGTTCACAGCTTTCTTAACCGCTTTTTATATGAGCAGATTATTCTTTGTGGTCTTTATGGGGCCGGAGAAGAAAGAAAATCATCCTCACGAATCCCCTTGGAGCATGACGATTCCTCTGATGATTCTCGCATTCTTCAGCGTTTTTGGTGGATTTGTGGCTTTACCGGAGCATAACTTCGGATACTATATCCATTATGGTGAATTCGAGCATGAGGCAATAGCTTGGGGCTTAGCTGGAATTTCTGTTATCGCAGGGTTTCTCGGGATCGGCTTAGCTTATGCAACCTATGTCAAAAAGGCTATTTCGGCTGAGAAAGTGGCTGCTCAGTACTCTGGAATCTATAAATTGCTTAAAAACAAATATTATGTCGATGAGTTATATCTCTGGTTGATTCATCACATCATGGATGGTCTGGCTAAGATCCTGTACTGGTTTGATATCTATATCGTTGATGGAGTTGTTAATGGACTTGCCCTAATTACCCGCGGCAGTGGTAAAGTCCTTCGTCGGACAAATACCGGACAACTACAAACCTACGCTATGGTGTTCTTCTTTGCAGTAGTAATCATATTCATGGTCTTCGCCTTTGGGGAAGGTCAACTGTCGGCGCTTAACCCCTTAGCGACGCTAGGAGGTGTGAAATAA
- a CDS encoding NADH-quinone oxidoreductase subunit J family protein — protein MGTIVFFIFAILSIAAAWMVVTSKNIVHSALYLALSFSGVAVLYILMNADFLAAVQLLIYTAAVSLMVIFAVMLTLRGDICESNTENKSWFAGALVSGLLFVVIGLVVFTNADWRVLAAPWTSGGSAEDFSLLLLTRYMIPFEAAAVLLTVALVGAVILAKGVNESK, from the coding sequence ATGGGCACTATCGTTTTCTTTATCTTTGCAATCCTATCGATTGCAGCGGCTTGGATGGTTGTCACCTCCAAGAACATAGTGCACAGCGCGCTTTATCTTGCTCTATCTTTTTCTGGAGTAGCTGTGCTTTATATCCTGATGAATGCTGATTTTCTGGCAGCTGTTCAGTTGTTGATCTACACAGCAGCAGTATCTTTGATGGTCATCTTCGCAGTGATGTTGACTTTACGTGGAGATATCTGTGAGAGCAATACTGAAAACAAGAGTTGGTTTGCAGGAGCTTTGGTTTCTGGCTTGCTCTTTGTTGTTATTGGGTTAGTAGTTTTTACGAATGCGGATTGGAGAGTTTTGGCCGCACCCTGGACCAGCGGCGGATCCGCTGAGGACTTTTCACTCCTCTTGCTCACTCGGTATATGATTCCTTTTGAAGCAGCCGCCGTACTGCTTACAGTAGCTTTAGTGGGTGCTGTGATCTTGGCGAAGGGAGTGAACGAGAGCAAATGA
- a CDS encoding complex I subunit 4 family protein — translation MTALPTVSSMSMLLPFTLLAPLAAMLLIVFLPKEETKTIKIIAAMGMLVSLVLSLYAFLNYQWEPGGMQYTLTIPWVPDLGVNLALGVDGLSLPMLLLTNLIGFASIYASWNIDKRVKEFFVLLLILIAGVMGTFIARDLFIFFLFYEIVVIPIYIMVIIWGSTKRVTKEYAAMKLTIYLLIGSAFLLVGMVALYLAAGANGNPTFMFDLLSARQDLYSPAFQKVAFALMIVGFGSLISMFPFHSWSPDGYAGAPTAVSMIHAGVLKKIGGYGLIRLGIYVLPVGASFWAPYIATLAVISVLYAAFIALAQKDLKYVVGYSSVSHMGYVIIAVAALNPTAATGAVGMMFAHGVMAALFFSMIGFIYEKTHTRNIADLGGLAHQMPRLAIGFMIAGMASLGLPGTVNFITEFTIFMGAINVLPVHAILGIAGIIFTAVYILRTIANVLFGPRRAEWDHLTDIRGPELVPLVIFGFVIFFAGIFPNVLLGMIDSGVTSSGLAKVLETVSQAKIGGLF, via the coding sequence ATGACTGCTTTACCAACAGTGAGTTCGATGTCAATGCTTCTGCCCTTCACTCTGCTAGCTCCATTAGCGGCAATGCTGTTGATTGTTTTCCTACCCAAGGAAGAAACAAAGACGATCAAAATTATTGCGGCCATGGGCATGCTAGTATCCTTAGTCCTCTCTCTTTACGCTTTCTTAAACTATCAATGGGAGCCGGGTGGAATGCAGTACACCCTAACCATTCCCTGGGTTCCGGATCTAGGTGTGAACTTGGCCTTAGGGGTTGACGGTTTAAGCTTGCCTATGCTTCTTTTAACCAACCTCATTGGTTTCGCTTCCATCTACGCTTCTTGGAATATCGATAAGCGTGTTAAAGAATTTTTCGTGCTGTTGCTTATTCTTATTGCCGGAGTAATGGGAACTTTCATTGCCCGCGACCTGTTTATCTTCTTCCTTTTCTATGAAATCGTGGTTATCCCAATTTATATCATGGTTATCATTTGGGGAAGTACGAAGCGGGTTACTAAGGAATACGCTGCCATGAAGTTAACCATTTACTTGTTAATTGGATCCGCCTTTCTGCTTGTGGGAATGGTGGCTCTTTACCTGGCAGCTGGGGCTAACGGTAATCCAACCTTTATGTTTGATCTACTGTCAGCTAGGCAAGACCTCTACAGTCCGGCTTTCCAAAAAGTTGCTTTTGCTTTAATGATTGTTGGTTTTGGATCACTAATCTCCATGTTTCCTTTTCACTCCTGGTCACCTGACGGTTATGCCGGAGCACCTACTGCTGTCAGTATGATTCACGCTGGCGTTCTGAAGAAAATTGGGGGCTATGGTTTAATCCGTTTAGGGATTTATGTCCTTCCTGTCGGAGCAAGCTTTTGGGCACCTTATATTGCAACCTTGGCTGTAATCAGCGTACTGTATGCGGCCTTCATTGCTTTAGCTCAAAAGGATCTCAAGTATGTTGTCGGATATTCATCCGTGAGCCATATGGGATACGTTATCATCGCTGTTGCAGCCTTGAACCCCACAGCAGCAACAGGAGCAGTGGGCATGATGTTTGCCCATGGTGTTATGGCAGCACTGTTCTTTTCTATGATTGGGTTCATCTACGAGAAGACGCATACTCGTAATATTGCAGATCTGGGTGGGCTTGCTCATCAGATGCCACGCTTAGCAATTGGGTTCATGATTGCTGGTATGGCCTCCCTGGGATTACCGGGAACTGTAAATTTCATTACAGAGTTTACAATTTTCATGGGAGCTATTAACGTTCTACCCGTACACGCTATCCTGGGTATTGCAGGGATTATCTTTACCGCCGTATACATCTTACGTACGATTGCTAACGTACTCTTTGGGCCACGCCGTGCGGAGTGGGATCATTTGACAGACATTCGAGGCCCGGAACTAGTTCCGCTAGTAATATTCGGGTTCGTGATCTTCTTTGCTGGAATATTCCCGAATGTTCTACTGGGTATGATCGATAGCGGAGTTACCTCTTCAGGCCTTGCCAAGGTACTTGAGACGGTGAGTCAGGCGAAGATTGGAGGGTTGTTCTAA
- a CDS encoding NADH-quinone oxidoreductase subunit B, translating to MDVVSEKRLREEETLMEKNVLVTTIDKALNWARGHSFWPVTLGLACCAIEMMATGGPRYDISRFGYEVFRASPRQADLMIVAGTCTRKMAPLLRRIYDQMPEPKWVIAMGSCANAGGPFVDSYSMLAGVDKFLPVDVYIPGCPPRPESLIYGLLQLQYKVSNPAKVRLMRHGK from the coding sequence GTGGATGTAGTCTCTGAGAAACGTCTTCGTGAAGAAGAAACATTAATGGAAAAAAACGTATTAGTTACAACTATAGACAAGGCCTTGAACTGGGCAAGAGGCCATTCCTTCTGGCCGGTTACTTTGGGCTTGGCTTGCTGTGCTATTGAAATGATGGCAACTGGCGGACCTCGGTATGATATTTCACGCTTTGGATATGAGGTTTTCCGTGCTTCACCACGTCAAGCGGATCTTATGATTGTAGCGGGAACCTGTACGCGCAAGATGGCTCCACTATTAAGACGAATCTATGATCAGATGCCTGAGCCAAAATGGGTCATTGCTATGGGAAGCTGTGCAAATGCAGGGGGACCTTTTGTAGATTCCTACTCAATGTTGGCAGGCGTTGATAAGTTTTTACCGGTAGATGTTTACATTCCCGGGTGCCCTCCGAGGCCGGAATCCTTAATTTATGGGCTTTTGCAACTTCAATATAAAGTTTCAAATCCCGCTAAGGTGAGGTTAATGAGACATGGAAAATAA
- the nuoK gene encoding NADH-quinone oxidoreductase subunit NuoK codes for MIGNFSVGLSTYLLVGAMLFCIGLYGVFAKRNIIAVLMSIELMLNAVNINFIAFNRFIWNEKIGVNYLLTGHVAALFVIVVAAAEVAVGLALIITIYRNRQSTDVDDLNWLKW; via the coding sequence ATGATAGGAAATTTTAGTGTTGGGCTTTCGACCTACCTCTTGGTTGGGGCTATGCTCTTTTGTATCGGACTGTACGGAGTATTTGCCAAGAGAAATATTATTGCTGTTCTCATGTCCATTGAGCTGATGCTAAATGCTGTTAATATCAATTTTATTGCCTTCAATCGATTTATTTGGAACGAAAAGATTGGTGTTAACTATTTGCTGACAGGACACGTAGCAGCACTATTTGTAATTGTTGTTGCAGCTGCTGAAGTTGCCGTAGGATTGGCATTGATTATTACTATTTATCGCAACCGGCAATCGACTGACGTAGACGATTTGAACTGGTTGAAGTGGTAA
- the nuoH gene encoding NADH-quinone oxidoreductase subunit NuoH: METLNNLFLIIAEFIRGLFADPHSVWANLTMNVINFIIVVIIVVLAALILILLERKVAGWTSQRPGPNRLGPRGWFQTIADALKLMGKEDVTPAGADKFIFKIAPMIIFCLPMMTLAVIPYGRGMAPIDIDLGIFYFVAISSISTLCFLMAGWGSNNKYSLLGGMRAVAQMISYEIPLLFSLLGVVMITQSFNLGVIVEAQGTIPFIVLQPIAFVIFMIAGLAELNRAPFDLVEADQEVVAGPFTEYTGLRWGLFFLGEYGNMTAMSALAATVFLGGWQGPGFLPGYVWFFMKVGVMIFIMMWVRWTFPRIRIDHLMHLAWKVLLPLSIVNILLTGLGIYIYRFVMGG; this comes from the coding sequence ATGGAGACTCTAAATAATCTGTTTTTGATTATTGCGGAGTTCATCCGTGGTCTTTTTGCGGATCCCCACTCAGTTTGGGCTAATTTAACCATGAATGTAATTAATTTTATCATTGTGGTTATTATTGTTGTCTTAGCTGCTTTAATTTTGATTTTACTTGAACGTAAAGTAGCAGGTTGGACTTCACAAAGGCCAGGGCCCAATCGTCTCGGTCCGCGGGGATGGTTTCAAACTATAGCTGATGCATTAAAACTCATGGGTAAAGAAGATGTTACCCCGGCAGGGGCCGATAAGTTTATCTTTAAGATTGCACCAATGATTATCTTTTGCCTCCCGATGATGACCCTGGCAGTTATACCTTATGGAAGAGGAATGGCGCCAATCGATATTGATTTAGGAATTTTCTATTTTGTAGCTATCTCCTCCATTTCAACCCTATGTTTCTTAATGGCTGGTTGGGGCTCCAACAACAAATACTCCTTATTAGGGGGTATGAGGGCAGTAGCTCAAATGATCAGTTATGAAATCCCTTTGCTTTTCTCTTTACTAGGGGTCGTTATGATCACTCAGTCCTTTAATTTAGGGGTTATCGTAGAAGCACAGGGTACGATTCCTTTTATTGTCCTTCAACCTATAGCCTTTGTTATTTTTATGATAGCTGGCTTGGCGGAGCTCAATAGAGCACCCTTTGACCTGGTAGAAGCGGATCAGGAGGTAGTTGCCGGTCCATTTACTGAGTACACCGGACTCCGTTGGGGATTATTCTTCCTTGGTGAATACGGAAACATGACAGCCATGTCAGCACTTGCTGCGACAGTCTTTTTAGGCGGTTGGCAAGGTCCCGGTTTCTTACCCGGTTATGTTTGGTTCTTTATGAAAGTTGGAGTTATGATTTTCATCATGATGTGGGTTCGCTGGACCTTCCCAAGAATTCGTATTGACCATTTGATGCATTTAGCTTGGAAGGTTTTGTTACCGCTTTCAATAGTAAACATTTTGTTAACGGGTCTGGGGATTTACATCTATCGATTCGTGATGGGAGGGTGA
- a CDS encoding NADH-quinone oxidoreductase subunit D: MSIDKTQELVLNMGPQHPSMHGLFRMVVHLEGETVTHIDPKLGYLHRGMEKLAESRTYSQFIPYTDRLDYLASPHNNWAYVQAVEKLMGVEIPERAEYLRIIFGELARIASHQVCIASTALDMAGWSAWSYAFRDRERICDMYEMTAGSRLTVNIMRIGGMSAEPPEEFWPALQSFLDDSPEMLEEYYGIFFGNEIAMGRLKNVGILTKEMAENLSITGPVLRASGVDFDVRKAEPYSIYDRFDFKVPVRTGCDSYDRTIIRMDEIVESIKIIKQAVRDIPGGPIMAKVPKVIKPPVGEVYHRVENPKGELGFYIVSDGTTKPSRLRIRPATFINLQMLPIVAKGWKIQDVVAIFATLDAVLGEVDK, encoded by the coding sequence ATGTCCATTGATAAAACACAAGAACTTGTATTAAACATGGGCCCCCAGCACCCGAGTATGCACGGTTTGTTCCGCATGGTGGTCCATTTAGAAGGAGAAACCGTAACTCATATTGATCCGAAACTCGGGTATTTGCATCGGGGAATGGAAAAACTAGCTGAAAGTCGTACCTATTCTCAGTTTATTCCATATACGGATCGCTTGGATTACTTGGCCTCTCCACATAATAACTGGGCTTACGTACAAGCTGTTGAAAAGCTCATGGGGGTTGAAATTCCGGAACGAGCGGAATACCTGCGAATTATCTTTGGTGAACTTGCCAGAATCGCCAGCCATCAAGTATGTATTGCGAGTACTGCACTTGACATGGCGGGTTGGTCGGCTTGGTCTTATGCTTTCCGTGATCGTGAACGAATTTGTGATATGTACGAAATGACTGCCGGAAGTCGCTTGACCGTCAATATTATGCGAATTGGTGGAATGAGTGCAGAGCCACCGGAAGAATTTTGGCCTGCGCTACAATCTTTCCTGGATGACTCCCCAGAAATGCTGGAAGAATACTATGGCATCTTTTTCGGGAATGAAATTGCCATGGGGCGCTTAAAGAATGTTGGTATCTTGACGAAGGAAATGGCTGAAAACCTTTCAATTACCGGTCCGGTATTACGAGCCTCGGGTGTTGATTTTGATGTGCGAAAAGCAGAACCTTACAGTATCTATGATCGGTTTGACTTTAAGGTTCCGGTTCGGACAGGGTGCGATAGTTATGATCGTACCATAATTCGGATGGATGAGATAGTGGAAAGTATAAAAATTATTAAGCAAGCAGTGCGTGATATCCCAGGCGGTCCAATCATGGCCAAGGTTCCTAAGGTTATCAAACCTCCTGTTGGGGAAGTATATCATCGTGTAGAAAACCCTAAAGGGGAACTAGGATTCTATATCGTCAGTGATGGAACGACCAAACCTTCACGACTTCGTATCAGACCCGCTACATTCATTAACTTACAGATGCTCCCGATAGTAGCTAAAGGATGGAAAATTCAAGATGTTGTCGCTATTTTTGCCACCCTGGATGCTGTATTGGGTGAAGTTGATAAGTAG
- a CDS encoding NuoI/complex I 23 kDa subunit family protein, whose product MFGKGLLQGLGITFKRMVGPNITEFYPEEKPNLPIRVRSSMGLEKDKCISCNMCAMACPNSVIKLTSEKNEANKKVLKTYHMDVGRCLFCGMCAEVCPTKALKVTQEFENAIYEPEEMQWDMIKRAERKGKVE is encoded by the coding sequence GTGTTTGGTAAAGGTTTACTACAAGGTTTAGGCATCACCTTCAAACGCATGGTCGGTCCGAATATCACTGAGTTCTACCCGGAGGAAAAGCCTAATCTTCCGATTCGGGTGCGTAGTTCCATGGGGCTTGAAAAGGATAAGTGCATTTCCTGCAATATGTGCGCTATGGCTTGCCCTAACTCAGTTATCAAATTGACCAGCGAGAAGAATGAAGCCAATAAGAAAGTTCTTAAGACCTATCATATGGACGTAGGTCGTTGCTTGTTCTGTGGTATGTGTGCTGAAGTTTGTCCGACTAAGGCTTTAAAAGTGACTCAAGAATTTGAAAACGCAATATATGAGCCGGAAGAGATGCAATGGGATATGATTAAGCGCGCCGAGCGAAAAGGAAAGGTGGAGTGA
- a CDS encoding ribonuclease HII produces the protein MEPLSQMNIREVQEALYKDPSPRMICACKNDPRQGVQKLAEKLLKFQQVQELEQARIQQLLVEEKKLWKQGYLLLAGVDEAGRGPLAGPVVAGACILPAKFELPGLNDSKMLTESKREKLFIQIQKQAIDYAVGSAEPAEIDALNILQATKLAMKRSIEGLTIRPHHLLIDALNLTDVQIPQLPLIGGDRISASIAAASILAKVTRDRLMVQLHSLYPEYSFSKNKGYGTSDHMQVLKRLGPCPLHRKSFAPVKQETSIS, from the coding sequence GTGGAACCGTTATCCCAAATGAATATTCGGGAAGTTCAAGAAGCACTCTATAAGGATCCTTCCCCTCGTATGATATGTGCTTGTAAGAACGACCCGCGTCAAGGGGTTCAAAAGCTTGCTGAAAAACTACTTAAGTTCCAGCAAGTTCAAGAACTAGAACAAGCTCGTATACAGCAATTGCTCGTTGAAGAGAAAAAACTATGGAAGCAAGGTTATTTGTTGTTAGCAGGTGTGGATGAGGCTGGCCGTGGGCCCCTCGCCGGCCCGGTTGTTGCCGGAGCTTGTATACTCCCGGCAAAGTTTGAACTGCCCGGACTGAATGACTCCAAAATGCTAACAGAAAGTAAACGTGAAAAGCTCTTTATTCAAATTCAAAAACAGGCGATTGATTATGCTGTCGGAAGCGCTGAACCAGCTGAGATTGACGCTTTAAACATATTACAGGCAACAAAATTAGCGATGAAACGCTCTATCGAAGGTTTAACAATTCGCCCTCATCATTTACTAATAGATGCATTGAACCTTACAGACGTGCAAATTCCCCAGCTTCCGCTCATAGGTGGAGACCGCATAAGTGCTTCAATTGCCGCGGCTTCAATCTTAGCGAAAGTGACGCGTGATCGGTTAATGGTTCAACTCCATTCTCTCTATCCAGAATACTCCTTTTCAAAAAACAAAGGATATGGCACCAGCGACCACATGCAGGTTCTAAAGCGCTTGGGGCCCTGTCCGCTTCACCGCAAAAGCTTTGCTCCGGTGAAACAGGAAACTTCTATTAGCTAA
- the lepB gene encoding signal peptidase I, which yields MENKRSNAKWLLGIIGALVLIGGGLRLWVFQPYLIPSPSMEPGMAPGDHILVNRLSYRFWAPTRGDVVVFAFPKDIKRTFVKRVIAAEGETVELRDNKVFVNGKDIPEPYVKPGDYPPYGPEVVPEGKVFVLGDNRRESEDSREWGLLPKEYLLGKAWLVYYPLNRFRFISKAI from the coding sequence ATGGAAAATAAAAGATCAAATGCAAAATGGCTGCTAGGAATCATTGGCGCACTAGTTTTAATCGGTGGGGGACTTCGTTTGTGGGTATTTCAACCATATTTAATTCCATCCCCTTCCATGGAGCCGGGTATGGCCCCGGGGGATCATATCCTAGTTAATCGTTTGTCATATCGTTTTTGGGCACCAACTCGTGGAGATGTTGTTGTCTTTGCTTTTCCTAAGGATATAAAGAGAACCTTTGTTAAAAGGGTTATTGCTGCAGAAGGCGAAACGGTAGAACTACGAGATAATAAAGTTTTTGTAAATGGGAAAGATATTCCTGAGCCATATGTTAAGCCAGGGGATTATCCACCCTATGGCCCAGAGGTAGTGCCAGAGGGTAAAGTCTTTGTCTTGGGAGATAATCGTCGGGAGAGTGAAGATTCAAGAGAATGGGGCCTCCTTCCTAAAGAATATCTTTTGGGTAAGGCTTGGTTAGTATACTATCCATTAAATCGTTTTAGATTTATATCTAAAGCGATTTAA